Proteins from one Candidatus Micrarchaeota archaeon genomic window:
- a CDS encoding tRNA (cytidine(56)-2'-O)-methyltransferase (catalyzes the S-adenosyl-methionine-dependent 2'-O-ribose methylation of C56 in tRNA transcripts) codes for MIPVHVLRIGHRPERDKRITTHVCLTARAFGADGIIISGLRDPRVIESVERVVGKWGGRFFIRFDDWKSAVKRYRKEGWYVVHLTMYGEEFLKGMTEIKREVKEGYKGLLVVVGSEKVPIEMYELANYNLSVGFQPHSEVAALAVFLEHAVGPSFDKVFENSKIDVPHSRFGKTKKDIN; via the coding sequence ATGATTCCTGTGCACGTGTTGCGTATCGGTCACCGACCAGAACGCGATAAAAGGATAACCACACATGTGTGTTTGACTGCGCGCGCGTTCGGTGCCGACGGTATAATTATATCAGGTTTACGTGACCCGAGGGTTATCGAATCGGTTGAGAGAGTAGTGGGGAAATGGGGCGGAAGATTCTTCATCAGATTTGATGATTGGAAAAGTGCTGTTAAAAGGTACAGAAAAGAAGGATGGTATGTAGTACATCTAACCATGTACGGTGAGGAGTTTTTGAAAGGGATGACGGAAATCAAAAGAGAGGTCAAAGAAGGGTATAAAGGTCTGCTTGTTGTGGTGGGTAGTGAGAAGGTACCGATTGAGATGTATGAACTCGCAAACTATAACCTGTCGGTCGGTTTTCAACCGCATTCAGAGGTCGCTGCATTAGCGGTTTTTCTGGAGCATGCTGTAGGTCCGTCTTTTGATAAAGTGTTTGAAAACAGTAAGATAGATGTGCCGCATTCCAGATTCGGCAAAACAAAAAAGGACATTAATTAA
- a CDS encoding AAA family ATPase has protein sequence MKREKEESVRVPTGIPGLDSMIEGGFERNSIVMVAGEAGAGKSIFANQFLYNGIVKFNEPGLYISFEESKEEVYRRMRRFGWDFKKLEKEKRYMFVNYPPNEIERFINDAPYIKDMVDELGIKRVVIDSVTSLVLLQKDAYLRRTVFLKTMAMIKRWGCTALLTSEAKQTVPGEIRARYGLEYLVDGFIAIHFIRKRDLRERALEVVKMRGTAHEIRLVPMRITSDGIHLYRDQPVFD, from the coding sequence ATGAAACGGGAAAAGGAAGAGTCTGTTCGTGTTCCTACCGGGATTCCGGGTCTCGATTCTATGATAGAGGGAGGTTTTGAAAGGAACAGTATTGTCATGGTAGCAGGCGAAGCGGGTGCAGGGAAATCAATCTTTGCCAACCAATTTTTGTATAACGGAATAGTTAAGTTCAATGAACCCGGGCTCTACATAAGTTTTGAAGAAAGTAAGGAGGAAGTGTATAGACGGATGAGACGTTTTGGTTGGGATTTTAAAAAGTTGGAGAAAGAGAAACGTTACATGTTCGTAAACTATCCTCCGAACGAAATCGAACGTTTCATCAACGACGCACCGTACATCAAAGATATGGTGGACGAGTTAGGGATAAAACGGGTTGTTATAGATTCTGTTACATCGCTCGTTCTGTTACAGAAAGATGCATATCTGAGGAGAACGGTTTTTCTTAAAACCATGGCTATGATAAAAAGGTGGGGATGCACGGCCCTCCTCACTTCCGAAGCAAAACAGACCGTACCCGGAGAGATCAGGGCGAGGTACGGGTTGGAGTATCTTGTGGATGGTTTCATAGCTATACATTTCATAAGGAAAAGGGACCTCAGGGAACGTGCGTTGGAAGTGGTGAAGATGAGGGGAACCGCTCATGAGATCCGTCTTGTTCCCATGAGGATCACGAGCGACGGTATACATCTCTACCGTGACCAACCCGTTTTTGATTGA
- a CDS encoding roadblock/LC7 domain-containing protein, translated as MEAEHINNVLNPLLALRSVIGCALVTRDGIVRHYSFNREEERYKPSIPVLSRMCTSFEEFGKAFEGGNPKYILLSTETAMVLAVRLSSELFIMLFLDKDADINRPYRWVISNRQEILSAVGG; from the coding sequence ATGGAGGCCGAACATATCAACAATGTATTAAATCCTCTGCTCGCATTGCGTTCCGTTATAGGTTGCGCTTTGGTCACACGTGATGGAATCGTTAGACACTACTCTTTCAACAGGGAGGAGGAAAGGTATAAACCTTCCATTCCTGTATTAAGCAGGATGTGCACCTCTTTTGAAGAGTTCGGTAAAGCATTTGAAGGAGGGAATCCTAAGTATATACTACTGAGTACTGAAACGGCCATGGTGCTCGCGGTCCGGTTATCTTCTGAACTGTTCATCATGTTGTTTTTGGACAAGGATGCCGACATAAACAGACCGTACAGATGGGTTATCTCAAACAGGCAGGAAATACTGTCTGCGGTAGGAGGGTGA